AAATCCTACAGATCCATTTTAAGATGGGGGAATCCAAAAGAATTTAAACATCCTAACTGGAGACTTTATAAGCTTATGAAAAGCACCTTTAATATGACAGATGAGGATTTTAAACAAAAACAGAAAATGGGACTAGAAGAAGTTTCATATAATTTGCCTATTGCACTTACAAGTGCGCAAATAGATTCATTTAAGGAAATAGTAGGTGGAGAAAATGTACTGGAAGACGAGTATTCAAGACTTCAAGTGGCATATGGAAAGACAATGATTGACCTTATGAGACTAAGGGAAGGAATTGCTGAAAATGTACCAGACATAGTAATTCATCCAAGGGATAAGGAAGATATAAAAAAAATAGTTGAATACTGTAATAATGAAAAAATAAATGTGTATGTGTATGGTGGCGGATCTTCAGTAACTAGAGGAGTAGAGTGTACAAAGTCTGGAATTACCCTTGATATGAGAGTACATATGAATAAAGTAATTAAATTTAATGAAATCAATCAAACCATAACTGTAGAAGCTGGTATGTCTGGTCCTGAGTTAGAAGAGACGCTAAATAATGCAGTGCAACTATTTAATGCAAAAAGAGCATATACCTGTGGACATTTCCCTCAATCCTTTGAATTTTCTGTGGTAGGAGGATGGGTGGTTACAAGGGGAGCAGGGCAAAACTCCACGTATTTTGGAAAAATTGAAGATATGGTTATTTGTCAAGAATATATTACTCCAGCAGGAATAATTAAAACTGAGGAATATCCTGCAAACGCAACAGGTCCATCCATTGATGAAATAATGATGGGTAGTGAAGGTGCATTTGGAATTTTAGTGTCTGCAACACTTAAAATATTTAGATATATGCCTGAAAATCAAAGAAAGTTTTCTTATATGTTTAAAAACTGGCAAGATGCTATGGATGCCGCTAGAGAAATAATGCAAGGTCAATTTGGTTTTCCATCTGTGTTCAGACTTTCAGACCCAGAGGAAACAGATGTGGCTATGAAACTCTATGGAGTAGAAGGTACACCTATTGAAAAAGTTATGGAAATGAAGGGCTTTAAAAGTGGAGAAAAATGCATGTTCCTTGGCTTTACTGATGGAGAAAAAGACTTTACAAAAGTTGTTAAAAAAAGTGTTCACAAGATATGCAAAAAATATGGTGCCATGTATACTACTAAATATGTAACTGAAGGATGGGAAAAAGGAAGATTCAGAGATCCATACATGAGAGAAGACCTTCAAGACTATGGCATAATGACAGATACACTAGAATGCAGTGTGACCTGGGATACAATGAAAGAAGTCCACGCAGGGGTAAGGAAGTATTGTAAGAGTAGGCCGAATACAATATGCATGACCCATATGTCTCATGTTTACCCGCAAGGAGCAAATTTATATTTTATATTTATTGCAAAAATAAATAATATAGATGAATACCTAGATTATCAATATGGAATATTAGATAACATACAAAAATATGGAGCAGCCATGAGTCATCATCATGGTATTGGAAAGATGACTGCACCTTGGCTGGAAGATCAAATTGGAAAAAACCAAATGGAAGTTTATAGAGCGCTAAAAAATCATTTTGATCCTAACAATATAATGAATCCTGGTGGAACCATAGGACTTGATCTGCCTGATGATAAAAAGAGGGTAGTAAAGAGGTAAGTAAAAAGCCTTGCAGATCAATGCAAGGCTTTTACTACTTTTATTCTTAAATAATTGTGCAGCTTTATTGTTATTATTAATAATTTTTTAAAGCTTCGAGTCCTAATCTATAATATTCATCCATAGATTCTTTTGGTACAAGGCTGCCACCTGTAGCCCAAGCTATATGCACTGCATTTGACATTTTATCAATTAAATTATTTTTCTTAAGATATTCTAAATGAGATTCATTTTTAAATAGTTCCACAATTCCAGGAATTCCAGCGCAAGCTGAAGGCTCTAAATAAATTTTTTCAGTATCAGCTAAAGTACTTAATAGAGCATGTAATTTATCATCCTGAACTGTATAAATACCACTCAATAATTCTTCTAAAGTTTTTCCCACAAAACCAGAGGGTCTTCCAACAGCTAATCCATCAGCTGCAGTAATGTTATCAATGCCGAAGTCTTGGACACATACTTCTTCATTCTTTTCTGTCATCATGCCTAAAAGCATACATGGAGAATGGGTTGGTTCTGCAAAGAAGCAGTGGACATTGTCTTTGAATATCAATTTTAATCCAAAGGCGACCCCGCCAGGACCACCGCCAACGCCACATGGGAGATATACGAAAAGTTGGTTGTCTGGATTAATGACTATATTCATATCCTCTAATTGTTTTTTTAATCTTCCTGCAGCAACACTGTAGCCCAAGAATAAATTTTCGGAATTTTCGTCATCTACAAAGTAGCTTTTTGGATCTGCATCAGAAAGCTTTCTTCCTTCTTTAACTGCTTCACTGTAATCTGACGCATATTCAACAACAGTAACACCTTTACTTCTTAAAAGATCTTTTTTCCACTGTTTTGCATCTGAAGACATGTGAACTACTACTTTATAGCCTACTTTTGCACTCATTATACCAATACTTAATCCTAAATTCCCTGTAGAGCCTACTTGAATAGTATACTGATTGAAGAATTTTCTGTATTCATCCTGTGCTAATTTTGAATAATCATCTTCGAGTGTTATTAAGTTGTTTTCTAAAGCAAGGTCCTCAGTATGTTTTAATACTTCATATATTCCACCTCTAGCTTTAATAGAACCTGCGATGGCAAGATGACTGTCCATTTTTAAAATCAAATCACCAAGTGTTTCTTGATCAAACATTTTTGAAATAGCTCCCTGCATATTTGGAATTCTTACTATAGGAGATTCTATTATTCCATTTTTATCTTTTGTTTCTGGAAAATGAGCCATTATAAACGGTGAAAAACGATTTAATCTTTCTTCGGCATCTTTTACATCATCTTCTGTTAAATTTATCTTTTTCGCAGCTTCATCAAAAACAGTGTATTTAGGATTTACCCAAAATACCTCTTCATCATTTATCATATTATTTATTAATGGAAATCTTGAAGTCCATTCCTGTATAGTCTTACCTGCAACCAGTTTGTTTTTCATAATAATTACCTCATTTCTTTCAATTTATTTATGTTATTATAATAGAATTATTTGCAATAAAAATGCACAAGCTATCATTGCAACGACTCTTCCCATTGGAGAGACAAAGCCCAGAGCCTCCATCATTGGAGTTAACATTGTTGGAGCTGTTATCATAGCAACAGTACCTGAACCTATTGCAGTTCTAAATATTGCACCTATAATAAAAGGTGCTAAAATACCAATGTTCAAACCTGAAAAAGTAACCACTAATAAATCTTTTAATGGAGAAGCTTTTAAAAGTCCACCGAAAGCTCCACCTGCACCAACTAT
This DNA window, taken from Clostridium estertheticum, encodes the following:
- a CDS encoding FAD-binding oxidoreductase, with protein sequence MSKKYTGFTPDWYEETAPEKSYRSILRWGNPKEFKHPNWRLYKLMKSTFNMTDEDFKQKQKMGLEEVSYNLPIALTSAQIDSFKEIVGGENVLEDEYSRLQVAYGKTMIDLMRLREGIAENVPDIVIHPRDKEDIKKIVEYCNNEKINVYVYGGGSSVTRGVECTKSGITLDMRVHMNKVIKFNEINQTITVEAGMSGPELEETLNNAVQLFNAKRAYTCGHFPQSFEFSVVGGWVVTRGAGQNSTYFGKIEDMVICQEYITPAGIIKTEEYPANATGPSIDEIMMGSEGAFGILVSATLKIFRYMPENQRKFSYMFKNWQDAMDAAREIMQGQFGFPSVFRLSDPEETDVAMKLYGVEGTPIEKVMEMKGFKSGEKCMFLGFTDGEKDFTKVVKKSVHKICKKYGAMYTTKYVTEGWEKGRFRDPYMREDLQDYGIMTDTLECSVTWDTMKEVHAGVRKYCKSRPNTICMTHMSHVYPQGANLYFIFIAKINNIDEYLDYQYGILDNIQKYGAAMSHHHGIGKMTAPWLEDQIGKNQMEVYRALKNHFDPNNIMNPGGTIGLDLPDDKKRVVKR
- the dsdA gene encoding D-serine ammonia-lyase, translating into MKNKLVAGKTIQEWTSRFPLINNMINDEEVFWVNPKYTVFDEAAKKINLTEDDVKDAEERLNRFSPFIMAHFPETKDKNGIIESPIVRIPNMQGAISKMFDQETLGDLILKMDSHLAIAGSIKARGGIYEVLKHTEDLALENNLITLEDDYSKLAQDEYRKFFNQYTIQVGSTGNLGLSIGIMSAKVGYKVVVHMSSDAKQWKKDLLRSKGVTVVEYASDYSEAVKEGRKLSDADPKSYFVDDENSENLFLGYSVAAGRLKKQLEDMNIVINPDNQLFVYLPCGVGGGPGGVAFGLKLIFKDNVHCFFAEPTHSPCMLLGMMTEKNEEVCVQDFGIDNITAADGLAVGRPSGFVGKTLEELLSGIYTVQDDKLHALLSTLADTEKIYLEPSACAGIPGIVELFKNESHLEYLKKNNLIDKMSNAVHIAWATGGSLVPKESMDEYYRLGLEALKNY